In one Colletotrichum destructivum chromosome 2, complete sequence genomic region, the following are encoded:
- a CDS encoding Putative ATP synthase, F0 complex, subunit H produces MLVQLSRATRAASAVSRLARPSAVQMRGFIAPTVSRRADFVQELYLKELKAYKPTPVKDSDAQGQVQTFSIPQAPKSPEETDLAASLKEYESMAVEVEGQDASAVAANGEPVKHDWLMIEEDEEEPHH; encoded by the exons ATGCTCGTCCAATTGTCCCGCGCCACT CGCGCCGCTTCGGCTGTCTCTCGGCTGGCGAGGCCCAGCGCCGTCCAGATGAGGGGATTCATCGCCCCCACGGTCTCGCGAAGAG CCGACTTCGTTCAGGAGCTCTacctcaaggagctcaaggccTACAAGCCCACCCCCGTCAAGGACTCTGACGCTCAGGGCCAGGTCCAGACCTTCTCCATCCCCCAGGCTCCCAAGTCCCCCGAGGAgaccgacctcgccgccagcctGAAGGAGTACGAGAGcatggccgtcgaggttgagggccaggacgcctccgccgtcgccgccaacggcgagcccGTCAAGCACGACTGGCTCAtgatcgaggaggacgaggaggagcctCACCACTAA